The stretch of DNA ACCGCCACGGCGGCAACGTGCTGATCGGCAACTTCGCACTGTTCGGCGCCACCGGTGGGCGCACGTTCGTCGAGGGCCAGGCGGGTGACCGCTTCGCCGTGCGCAATTCGGGTGCCACCGCGGTCGTCGAGGGTGTCGGCGACTTCGCCTGCGAGTACATGACGAACGGCGCCGTCCTCAACCTCGGTGGCTTCGGCAAGGGCGTCGGCAACGGCATGAGCGGTGGCTTCGTCTACCAGTACGACCCCGAGAACAAGCTGCCCGGCAAGGCCAGCGCGGACTCGATCCTGCTCGGTTCGATCACCGGTGACGGCGAGCACGCCGCGCTGCACCGTTCGGCCGTGCACGTGCTGCTCGGGTGGCACCTCGAGGCCACCGGCTCCGCGAAGGCGGCGTGGCTGCTGGAGAACTGGGAGACCGAGCAGCACCACTTCGTGTACGGCATGCCGCGCGCGCTGCTGCAGTACCAGGACAGCGACGAGATCCTGAAGGCCAAGTCCCGCAAGGACCTCGCCGACGAACTGGCCGCAGCGCTGGTCGCGCACCAGCTGCGCAAGTTCAAGCTGGACTACCGCGACGGCCGCGCCGTGCTGGACGGTGCCGTGCCCGGCTACGGCGAGGCCGACACCGAGGCGATGTTCGCGCTGCTGAACAACTACACCGTGCTGAACGCTGCGCAGGAGATGGCGCTGTCCAAGCTGCCCGGGGTCACGGATCCGTCCGACCCGGCCGTCGACAAGGCCGTCCGCAACCTGCTGCTCACCGAGGACTTCTTCCTCATGCAGCGGTTGCAGCGGTACGCACGGGAAGCGCTGAAGGACTACAGCGACGAGGACCTCGCCGTGATGGTGGCGGCCAAGCGGCTCGCCGACTACAAGGATGCGCTGCGCCGCCGCAACGTCCGGTCCATCGACGCCCCCGGCACGTACGGCTGGATCCTGCACCAGGACGCGAAGAACGTCGACAAGATCGGCCGGCTGCCCGGTTTCGAGGAACTGTTCGCGCAGCACGCCCTCCCCGATCTGATCCCCGCGCGAGACATCCCCGCGAAAGACGTGGTGCCCTCATGAAATTGCCCTACATCCCCCAGGATGCCCCGTTCAGCGAGGACCAGCGCGTCTGGCTCACCGGCTTTCTCGCCGGGATGAGCTCGCGTCTGGCCGTCGGCGGCTCCGACGCGCCCGCCGGGGCGGCCGGTGGGCAGCTGCCCGCCATGCACGTGCTGTACGGCAGCCAGACCGGGAACGCCGAGGGTGTCGCGGAAGACGCTGCGGCCGCGGCACGTTCGCACGGCTTCGCGCCGGTCGTGAGCGCCCTCGACGACGTCGACATGGACGCCCTCGCCGCCATGCAGCGCGTCCTCGTCGTCACCTCCACCTACGGTGAAGGCGAGATGCCCGACAACGCCGAGCTGTTCTGGCAGGCGCTGGCCGCGGAGACCGCACCACGGTTGGAGACCACCGACTTCGCGGTGCTCGCGCTCGGCGACACCGGGTACGACGGGTACTGCCAGGCCGGCAAGATGATCGACACCCGGCTCGAGCAGCTCGGGGCGCACCGCGTGACGCCGCGCGTCGACTGCGACGTCGACTACGAGGATGCCGCCGCCGCCTGGGTCGCGGAGACGCTGCCGTTGTTCGCGGCCGTCGAGGGTATTCGCGGCGAGTCCGCGGTCGCCGACGTCGCCGAGCCGGTGGCGAAGCCCGCCCGCACACGGTCGCAGTGGAACCGCAAGAACCCCTACGGTTCCACGCTGTCCGTGAACCGCCTGCTGTCGAGCGAGGAGTCCGCGAAGGAGATCCGCCACTACGAGTTCGCGCTCGCCGACAGCGGCCTCGAATACGAGGCCGGTGACGCGCTCGGCGTGATGCCGATCAACGATCCCGCCCTCGTCGACGCCCTCGTCGCCCGGCTCGGCATCCCGGCAGACGCCGCCGTCACCGGCAAGGAGCGGCCCTTCGCCGACCTGCTGCTGCACAGTTACGAGATCTCCACGCCGAGCCACGAATTCATCGACGAGATCGAGAAGCGGGCGGGCGACGAGGAGCTGAGTCACGTGCTGCGGCACGGCGACAAGGAGGCCCTCGACGCCTGGCTGTGGGGCAAGGACGTGCTCGACCTGCTGCGCCTCGAACCGTCGGTGACGCTGACAGCGGACGAGTTCGTCGGACTGCTGAAGCCGTTGCAGCACCGGGCCTACTCGATCTCCTCGAGCCCGCTGGCCAACCCGGGCAGAGTGCACCTGACCGTCGCCAGCGTCCGCCACAGCTCGGCCGGCCGCGACCGCGGCGGCGTGTGCTCCACCTTCCTCGCCGATCGGATCGCCGAGGGCGGCACCGGCGGGATCTTCGTGTCGAAGAACAAGTCGTTCCGGGTCCCCGCGGACGACGCCGCACCGATGATCATGGTCGGCCCGGGCACCGGCATCGCACCGTTCCGCGCGTTCCTGCAGGAGCGTCAGGCGCGGGGCGCGTCGGGACGCAACTGGCTGTTCTTCGGCGACCAGCACCGCGCGTCGGACTACATCTACGAGGAGGAGATCGGCGCGATGAGCGACAGCGGTCTGCTCACCCGCCTCGACCTCGCCTTCTCCCGCGACCAGGCGGAGAAGATCTACGTGCAGAACCGGATGATCGAGAACGGCGCCGAATTGTTCTCCTGGCTCGAGGACGGCGGCCACTTCTACGTCTGCGGCGACGCCACCCGCATGGCGAAGGACGTCGACCGGGCCCTGCACGAGGTGATCGCCACCCATGGCACCCTTTCCACCGAGCAGGCCGCCGACTACGTGACCAAGCTCAAGAAGGAAAAGCGCTACCTGCGCGACGTGTACTGACCACGTCGGCAGCTACTCACGAGGAGCAAGAACAATGGCAGTGGTGATTCTGTACGGCAGCGAGGGCGGGACCTCCGAACTGGTGGCCGACAACATCGCCGACGTGCTCGGCGACTACGGCGACACGTCCCTGTACGACATGATGGAATTCGATGCGGGCGATCTCGACCCCGCGAACTTCCACGTCATCGTGTGCTCCACGTACGGTGAGGGCGAGCTGCCCACCGGCGCGGAACCCTTCTTCGAAGGACTCGAGGAGGACGAACCCGACCTCACCGGCATGCAGTTCGCACTGTTCGGCCTCGGCGACAAGGTGTACGAGGAGACGTACAACCGCGGCGGCGAGATCATGGCCGCGAAGCTGATCTCCCTCGGCGCGGTGCAGGTCGGCGAGCACGGCAGGCACGACGGCTCCAGCTCGATCCGCCCCAAGGATCAGGCCGAGGAGTGGGCCAAGAACATCGGCGAGGAATTCCTGGGCTGACGCCCTCAGGCCGGGAGTCGCGACTGCACGCTCCGCACCCAGTCGCGGCTCCCGGCGAGGTAGCGTTCCCGCGCCGCCGCGAACAGGCGAACGCTGTCGGCGCCGGGCCAGTCCGCGGGCAGCATCGCGCCCGGCAGGCCCGGGTCGATGTACGGGATGATGCGCCATTCGTCGAGCAGCGGCACGAAGCGGACGAACGCGTCGCGCGGCGACACCTCCTCCGCGGCAGCGAGAGCGGCACGGTGGCGGTCCAGGAAGTCGCGGTGCCGCGCGGCGATGCCGCCCAGATCCCACCACCGGGCGGCCGCGTCCTCCATCGAATCGGGGACGGACACCGACGTGGACACGAACGTGGTCACGTACTCGGACAGGCCCAGCGCGTCGACGATGTCCCCGACCTCGGTTGCGAGGTGTTCGGGGGCGATCCACAGGCCCGGCGACACGGTTCCGCACCCGATCCAGCCGAGCCGCCTGCGCAACTGGTGCCGCGCCGCTCGCTGCGATTCGGGGATGGTGAACGAGATCAGCCGCCAGGGATCGGTGTCGGCCATCTGACGGAAACCGAAGATCCGCGGATCGCCGCGGGTGAACATCGACTCGGCCTGCTCGGTCACCTCGTACCCGCTGCGGCCGTCGCGGGTCAGCGGCCGGAGCACCCCCTTCTTCTTCAAGCGGGTCACCGCGATGCGCGTCGATTCGGGCGGGATGCCGACGGCCTGCATCACTTCCACGAAATCGGCGATCGCCACCCACCCGCCGACGTCACGCACGTATGCACCGAGCACGGTTCGGATCAGCGACGTGGCGCTGCCGGGCCGCGAATCGAAGTCGTCGAGAATCGCGCTCGCCGGTTCAGTCGGCGAGTTCATCACGGATCGCGAGTATCCCGGCGCACACCTCGCCGAAGCTCGTGCTCAGCGGGCTCAGGCCGAGGCGCAGTCCCCGTGGGGCACGGAAATCGGGGATGACGCCCTTCGTCCACAGCCGCTGGACGACGGCCTCGAACCGCGGGTGGTCGATGATGACGTGGCCGCCCCGCTCGGCGGAATCCTCCGGCGATCCGATCTCCACGCCCAGCGGAACCAGCACCTCGCGCACGAGGTCGAGTGCGTACTCGGTCAGGGCGATCGACTTGGCCCGCACGGCGTCCATGCCGACCTCGCCCAGGAGGGCCAGGGTGTCCTGCAACGCGATCATGCCGAGGACCGGCGGCGTTCCGCTGATCACGCGCCGGATGCCTTGTGCCGGCTCGTAACCCTGCGCCATCGCGAACGGGTTCTCGCGCCCCATCCACCCCCAGATCGGCTGCACGAAGCCCTGCTGATGGCCGGCCCGGACGTACGCGAACGCCGGTGAGCCGGGCCCGCCGTTCAAGTACTTGTACGTGCACCCGACCGCCAGGTCGACACCCCACGCGTCGAGTTCGAGGGGAACCGAGCCGACGGAATGGCAGAGGTCGAGCAGCAGGAGCGCGCCCGCCTCGTGCGCCACCCGGGCGGCCCCGGCCGCGTCCACCAGGTAACCCGAGCGGTACGCGACGTGACTGAGGACGACGAGCGCGGTGTGTTCGGAGACCACCGACTTCAGGTCGTCGACGGTGACGCCGCCCCGGGTATCCGATTCGATCCACCGGAGGGTGAGCCCGAGATCCCCGGCGACGGCCTCGAGCACGTACCGATCCGTCGGAAAGTTGTCGCGGTCCACCACGATCTCGGTGCGACCCGGCCGCAACGCGAGCCCACCCCGCGCGAGTTTGTACAGCAGGACCGTCGTCGAGTCGCCGATCGTGGTCTGACCGGCGGCCGCGCCCAGCGCCACCCGCGCGAGGGTGTCGCCGATCGTGATCGGCAGTTCGTACCACTCCTCGTCCCACCCACGGATCAGCCGGCCACCCCACGACTGCGTGACGAAACCGTTGATCCGCTCGGCGCTCGCTTTCGTGGGCCTCCCCAGTGAATTCCCGTCGAGGTACGCCACGACCTCGAGGTCGTCGGCGCCGATGAAGAGGTCGCGATACGAGCGGAGCGGGTCGGCGGCGTCGAGTTCCGCGGCGCGGGCCGCCAGCACATCCGTCGACGTGGTCATCATCGTCCGATCTCGGTGCGGATGGCGAGAAGTTCGGGAAAGAACGTCAGCTCGAGTGCCTTCTGCAGGAATCCGACACCACTGGATCCGCCCGTCCCGGGCTTCATGCCGATAGTCCGGAGCACCGTGCGCATGTGGCGGAAACGCCACAGCTGAAAGTTCTCCTCGAGGTCGACGAACTCCTCGAACGCCTCGTAGACGGCCCAGTGCTCCTCGGAATTCTCGTACACGAATTTGATCAGCGGCATCAGATCGTCGTTCAGGCTGTAGGCGGCGGTCACGTCGCGGTTCAGCGCGGACGCCGGCACGTCGTATCCGAGCCGCGACAGGCACCGCCAGAACGCGTCGTACAGACTCGGCTCGCCGAGGAGCCGGGCGAGCAGTTCGTGGGCGGCGGGATCGGCCTCGAACACCTCCAGCATCCCGGCGTGCTTGTTGCCGAGCACGAACTCGACGGCGCGGTACTGATAGGACTGGAACCCGGACGAATTCCCGAGGAACTGCCGGAACTCGGAATACTCGGTGGGCGTCAGCGTGGCCAGCACCGACCACTGCTCGGTCAGCGTCTTCTGGATGTGTTTGACGCGTGCCACGCACTTGAGCGCCCTGCCGATGTCGTCCGCATCGAAAGCATCTCGGGCCGCGAGGGTTTCGTGCAGAACGAGCTTCAGCCAGAGTTCGGTGGTCTGGTGCTGGATGATGAACAGCAGTTCGTCGTGATGCTCGGGCCTGCTCACCGGTTTCTGCGCGCTCAGCAGGGTGTCGAGGTCGAGGTACGAGCCGTAGCTCATCCGCTCACTGAAATCGGTGACGATGTCTTTCTCGATGGCTCTGGTGTTGGCCTGCACGCCCATGGCCGTCCTCACTGCTGGTGTTCGAGTACCGGGCTCCGACCTCCATATTACATAATCGTGGCGACCGCTAGCATCGTCTAATACGAGTTGGCCGCCGCGGACCTCACGCCAACTCGGCCGCCCAATCGGCGAAGCTCTGCCAGCCCACCTCGGGGTAGAGCCGGCGCAGTTCGCCGATGTTCGCGTCGTACCCCGTGTCGGTGAGGAAGCGGAACATCGCGCGCATGTCCGGCGATGCGATGGCGTCCGGGTCGGACGAATGGGCATGCACCGGCGTGCCCAGCACCTCACCGAGCACCTCGGCCATTCGGGCCGGCGTCGGATCGTCCGATGCCAGGTCGATTCTCGTCCCGGCAAATCGGTCCGGATCGTCGAACACGAGGGCGACGAAACGGCCGAGGTCCCGGCGCGACAACTGCTGCAGCGGGGTATCGACGGGCAGAGGCAGCTCGAGTCGGCCCCGGCGGATGCCGTCGAGTCCACCGAGCAGATTGTCGTAGAAGTAGGTCGGACCGACGATCGTGTACGAGACCGATGACTCGCGCAGCAACGCCTCGGTCACCGCCTTCGTCTCGAAATGCGGCACCCCGGTGCTCTTGTCCGCGTCGGCCACCGAAGAGAACACCACGTGGGGAACACCGGAATCAGCGAACGCGTCGACGAGCGCGGCGCCCTGAGCAATCTCCGCCTCCGGGCCGGCCTCGAATGGGGTCGTCATGGCGAACACGCCCGCACACCCGTCGACCGCAGACGCGATCGCCGCCCGATCGGTGATGTCGGCCACGGCAATGTCGACGCCTCGCAGGCGCAACGCCTCTGAGCGAGAGGAACTTCGACGAACAAGCGCTCGGACCTCACGCCCTCGCTCGAGCAGCGCGTCGACGACAGCGCCTCCCTGACCACCCGTCGCTCCGACGACTGCATACGGCTCACTCATGGGCACAACACCTCTCCTTCTCGACCGCGCCAGCGTACTCGCAGGGTCGAGTTATGGCCGCCGCGATGATTTTGCGGTCTTGCCGGTGTCAGTATTCGTATGAGAACACTCGCGATTACTCAGAACATCACCCTCGACGGCTCGATCGAGATGCTCGGCGACTGGTTCGACCCAGCGGACCAGGACGAACAGTTGCTGGAGGCGACCAACCGGCAGTCCGAGCGCGCGGACGCGATGTTGCTGGGCCGGCAGACGTTCGAGGACTTCCGCAGCTACTGGCCCCAGCAGACCGACGACCGGACCGGGATCACCGACGAGCTGAACCAGATTCAGAAGTACGTCGTGTCCTCGACCATGTCCGACCCCCAGTGGCGGAACTCGACCGTGCTCACGGGCGACTGGATCGACCAGGTGCGGACCTTGAAGGGGCAGGCGGGCCGCGACATCGTCGTCACCGGGAGCATCATGCTGACCCATGCCCTGATCGAGTCCGGCCTCGTCGATGAATACCGGCTCTTCGTGTACCCCGTCGTCCAGGGTCGGGGACGACGGCTGTTCCCCGACGGATACGAGAAGCCGGGGCTGCAACTGGCCGAGGCCCGCGGCTTCCGGAACGGTGTCTCCCTGCTGCACTACACCGCCTGACGATGCCACCGAGGCGACCCAAGGGTGGCGGTTTCGCGACCTCCGTCCGTCCCCGCCACCGCTACCGCTCCGCGTCAGCAGGAGCTGTGAGCGTGGTCGTGATGGTGGTCGGTGTGGGTCGCTTCGTCCGCGTCGGGAGCTCCGGTGGTGGCGGCAGCAGCCAGGTCGTGGTCGGCTCCGACGAGCGGGTCACGGGGAGCACCTCGAACGTCGTCTGCACCACCATCGACGGGATCGGCACGCACCGCAGCCCGGCCACCTGGAAACCGCGACTGCCGCGGTTCGGCACCGCCGCGCGGAAGTCGGCGACGCTGCCGACCTGACGGGTCTCGCCCAGGATGCGATCGCCGAACTCCACCGCCCACGGTCCGCCGCACGTCGGAAGATTCGTCGCGTGATACTGGATGCGGTCGCCCGGCTCCCCGCGCGGCGGGCTGACGAAGAGGACCGGCCCAGCGGGATCGAGCATGCGCGTCGCCTCCCGGTCGGGTTCGCTCGACGCACCGCCGCCGGTGTGGACGGCGAGCAGCAGAGCGACGGACCCGACGAATGCCGTCGCCGCCAACCAGGGTGTGTGTCGCATCGGTCTCACCTCGCACCCTCAATTATGCGGCTTCGCCACCCACCGCTCCGACGTTGCCGCATCCACCGATGTCCGGACGGCTCCCGGCGGCCTCGAGCCGGTAGAGGGCGAAACACAAGATGGCGTCGAGGTTGTTGAATCCGACTTCCGCATACAGGCCTACCTCGTCGTCGTACAACGCGGTCGACGGATACCAGTCGGGTTGCGGGACAGGATGTCCGGTTACGCGGCGGTACTGCGCCGACCACCGGTCGGCGACACCGAAGGCGAAGGCGTAGGGGACGGCGGCGAGGAAGCACTCACGGACCGCGGCGGAGCCGATCGTCTTCGACCGACCCGACAGCACGCGTTCGAACCCGGCGGCGCCCGACCACACTTGCCGCCCCGTCGGCGTGTGCCGAAGACCCGTTCCCGCGGCGAACACGCCGAGCGAGCCGATGACGAACGCGACGAAGGGAACGCCGATGATCGTGGGACCGAGTATGCCGAGGAACCCGAGCGCGGCGAGTACCGTGCACAGGCACGCCATCGCCCGCCCGATCCACGTCCTCACCGAGAACACGAGCAGATCGCCCTGCGCCGCCCACGACCGGCATCGTTCGGACATCGCGCCCAGGCCCTCCCTTACCGCGTAGCCGGATTCGGGCGAGCCGTCGGCGACGAATACCCCACCCGGCGAATAGATTCCGAGACATTCGGCGAACACCCGGGAAATGGGATCGATCTGCCTCCACTGCTGTGGGGTGCCGATCCCCTCGATCTGCCACAGGTCGTCATCGACCAGCGTCAGCCGGACCACCGACTGCTCGGCCAGGTGGAGCAGTGTCGCCGTCGGCGTGCTGTCGCCGATCCACTTCCGCAGGACGTATTCGGTCTGCGCGGGCCCGAGACCGGGAACGGGTCCATACCGCACCGGCGCCTCGGGGAGCTCCTCGCGGGCACTTCGCGACCACAGAAGACCCGCGCCCCATGCGACGACCGACATCCCCACGGCAACCGCGGCGAGCACCAACGAGTCGCCGACGATCGCGGCGAGTCCACGCGCATTCGACGTCGGACCCCACACCAGAGGCAACAGCAGTCCTGTGCAGGCCGAGACACCGACGAGTACGGCAACGGCAACTCGCGTCCTCGACGCATCCGACGCGCGGCGGTGCCCGGCGCTGCGGTCCTCCCCGTCGGAATCGGGCTGGTACTCATCGCCGTTGTCGTACATTCGCTTACCTCGTCGCCGGGAATGTTCGCTGATACCGCAATCCTCGGCACAACCGTCACCGGCAACCAGACGACACAGGGACTACCGACCCCACCTCGAGGTGCATGATTCCTCACCCTATCGGGGACGCCGCGCCCGCTCACGGTGTGTTGCGGCGAACGGGATTCACCAGTCCGCGATCACCGGAACGACGCGTTCGCCCAGGATCTCGAGGGGCGTGATCGACGCGACCTGCGGCACCCATCCGTGAACGTGGGTGACTCCCAGCTTCGCCAGGTCCTCGAGTTGACCGAGCAAGGTGTCCAGGTTCTGTCCGCCCGCACCCGGGTCGAGCGGGAACATCACGGTCTTCTCGATGGCGTCGTAGTCGGTCCCGAGCGCGGTGCAATGATTCCTCAGCACCTCCAGCTTGTGGGAGACCTCGGGTCCACCGAACACATTGCAGGCCTGTGCGTACTGCGCGACCAGCCGAAGAGTCTTCTTCTAACCCCGCCGCCGATGAGGATGGGCGGGTGCGGGCGCCGTAGCGGCTGCGGCACGTTCATCGTGCGGCCGAGCTGATAGTGCTTTCCCTCGAACGGCCCGTCGTTCTCGCTCCACATCTGCAGGCAGATCTGCAGTGTCTCCTCGAGCCGTTCGAAGCGTTCGGCGGTGGGCGGAAAGTCGAGGCCGAGTCCGACACTCTCGTCCTCATTCCAGGCGGCGCCGATTCCGAGGTACGCGCGCCCCTTGGACAGGACGTCGAGCGTGGTCACAGCCTTGGCGAGGAGGCCCGGCTCGCGATAGACGGTGGCGGTCACCCAGGCCAGCAAGTCCACCCTCTCGGTGACGGCAGCGAGGAATCCGAGGGTGGTGTACGCCTCGAGCATCTCGGTGTCGATCGGTCCTACCGGTTCGATCTGCCAGAGATGATCCATGACGCTGAGCTTGGAGAAACCCACGTCCTCGGCGGTGGTGGCAATGCGGCGCAGGTCGTCCGAAAGGATCGACGGGCCGGCCGGATAGGTGAAGTCGGCGATGTGCAGTCCCAGTTCCATAGCTCTCCACGCTAAACCTGTTGCCGCCGGCTACCCAGGGATCGCCGGTACCACCCACACGTGCCCTCGCCAGATGCCGTCACGAATACGTACGGTGACCCGGTGACCGAATCCGCTCGCCGACTCGACGTGGTCTTCGCCCCCGACACCGTGGCGCACCGCGGAACCGCGGAGGAAGTGGTGGGCCGGGCGCTGGATGCGCGGGGCCTCACCGGCGAGGTGACGTTCGCCGCGGACACCTCGGATCTGCAGCGCGCCGTACGGACGGCGGCGAGCCGGGGTGAGTTCGTCGTCGTGCCCGGCGCCGGAGCATCGTTCACCGCCCCGGCCCGCGGGGCGATCCGCGTCGATTTCGGAGAGTGCGAGGCGGACCGCTCCGACGGCATCCGGGCCCACATCCGCGGGCGGGGACTCGACGGACTCCGATTCGCCGTCGACAGCTGGTACCACCACCGCTTTCACCCCGGGACGATCGTCCACTACGGCGACGACCCCGATCAGCGCGCCGAACTGCGGGTCCCGAACGACACCGGACCGTTCCCCGTCGCCGTGCTGATCCACGGCGGATATTGGCGTCCCCGTTGGGAGTTCGACCTGATGGACGGTCTGGCGGTGGACCTGACTGCCCGCGGGTACGTGACGTGGAACGTCGAGTACCGTCGCCCCGCCGACGGCCGTTGGGCAGCGATGACGTCCGATGTCGCCGCCGCACTGCAGGCCGCCGGGTCCGTCCCGCAGGCGGATCCGGGACGCGTCGTGATCCTCGGCCACTCGGCCGGCGGTCAGCTCGCCCTGCGCGCCGCCGCCGACGCCGCCGCCGTCGCCGACGGGGCGGCGGTGCGTCCGGCTCTGGCGGTCAGCCTGGCCGGGGTCCTGAACCTGCGGCTCGCCGACGAACGCCGTCTCGGCGCGGGCGCCGTGGCCGACGCCGTCGGCGGCCACTGGGCCGACGACCGGGCGACGTACCAGCGGTCGTCACCGCTCCATCGGCTGCCGCTCGGCGTCCCGCAACTGGTGGCGTGCGGCGAGGGCGACGAACCGGACCTGCTGGAGATGAGCAGGGAATACCACGCGGCCGCCGCGGAGATCCCGGACGACGTCACCCTGATCGAGGGCCCCGGCGACCACTTCGCCGTCATCGATCCCGCGAGCGAGATCTGGCGAAGGATCGCCGGGGCCATCGACGCGCGGGTCAGACCTCGGACAGCGTAGACACCGCCGACTGCAACCCGGCCCCCGCGCGACCGCGCAGCAGGTCCGCGCAGCGCTCGGCCATCGTCATGACCGTGATGTTCGGGTTGACGTGCGGCAGTTTCGGCATCGCCGACGCATCCACCACTCGCAGTCCGCGCACCCCCTTGACCCGCAGTTCCGGATCGAGCACCGCCATCGGATCGTCGACGCCGCCCATGCGGGCCGTGCCCGCCGGGTGATACACCGTGTTGTGGGTCTTGTGGATGTAGTCGAGGATCTCGTCGTCGGTCACCGCGTCCGGTCCCGGCGCCAGTTCCCGGGCGATCCATCCGCGCAGCGCCTTCTGCTCGGCGATCGTGCGGGCCAGCTTCACCCCGGACAGCATCACCCGGTCGTCGTGGCCCTCACTGTCGGTGAAGTACCGCGGATCGACCTTCGCGCGGTCGCGGAAGTCCCGCGAGCGCAGCCGCACCGTTCCGCGGGAACGGCCCTGGGTGACGTTGGGTGTCAGGCAGAAACCGTTGTCGGTGGTGGGGTAACCCCACCGGAGCGTGTTCATGTCGAACGGCACGCTGCCGTAGTGCATCATCAGGTCGGGGTGATTCAGCCCATCCTCGGTGGTGGCGAAGAGGCCGATCTCCCACCACTGCGTCGACGTCTCGACCATCGGCCGGGACGCCTCCCAGAACACCAGCCCCTCCACGTGGTCGTCGAGGTTCTGCCCGACCCCGGGCGAATCGACGCGGACGGGAACGCCGAACTCCGCGAGATGCTCCGCCGGCCCGATCCCCGAGAGCATCAACAGTTTCGGGGTGTCGATGGCCCCGGCGGTGATGATTACCTCGCGTCGCGCCGACACCGTGTCGTACCCGGTGAGGTCGGGACGTTGATACCGGACACCGATCGCCGTCTGCCGTTCGTCGAACAGGATCTCGCTGACCCAGCAGCCGGTCCGGACCTCCAGGTTGGGGCGTGTCCCGAGGATCGGGTGCAGGTAGGCATGCGACGACGACATCCGGGTGCCGTCCTCGGACGCGTTGATCTGGAACCACCCGGCCCCGTTGAGCACCGTTCCGCCACGGTTGAACGCGACGGTGGGCAACCCGACCGCGGCGGCGGCGTCGAGTACCGCGCGGCCACACGGATCGTTCGGTGGGACGTCGCGCAGTCGCACCGGACCACCGCGGCCATGACCGTCTCCGGGGGCGTCGTTGTTCTCCAGGCGGCCGACGTACGGCAGGATGTCGCGCGCACCCCACCCCGACGCGCCCATCGCCTCCCAGTCGTCGAGCGCCTCGGCCGGCGGCCAGAACGCGATACACGAATTGTGCGACGAGCAGCCGCCGAGCACCTTGGCGCGGGCGTGCCGCATGAAGCTGTTGCCCCGCTCCTGCGGCTCGACCGGATAGTCCCAGTCGTACCCGGAGTCCAGCAGGTGCATCCACTGCGACAGCTCGAGGACGTTGCGGTCACCGACGTCGGACGGCCCGGCCTCCAGCAGGCACACCGTCACCGACGGGTCTTCACTCAGGCGTGCCGCGAGAACGCATCCCGCACTGCCACCGCCCGCGATCACATAGTCGAATTCTCCTGCGGAGGTGCGCAATACGTCGTCGGTCATCGGGCGAGCTCCTTGTCGTTCGGTTCGGATTCCGGTGCGGGCGTTGCCACCGCCGCGGAGTGTGACGTCAACGTGCCGATGTGGTGCCGGCCGGTGGTGAGGTACCAGAGCAGCCCGAACCCGAGGATGACGCCGATGTAGACGAAAGCGCCCCAGGTGTTGTACCAGGGTTCGCCGTAGACTGCCTCGCGGGGCCAGGCGAGGTTGACGGCCATGCCCGCGCCCCACACCACGGCGACGATGTTGACGGGCAACCCCCACCTTCCCATCGTGAAGTAGCCGCCCTCCTTCAGGTCCTGCGGCGGCCACTGGCCGCGCAGCCTCCGCTTCAGCATCGGGCCGGTGACCATGAGATAGGCCAGGTAGATCATGATGATCGCGATCGAGGTCAGCACGG from Rhodococcus opacus B4 encodes:
- a CDS encoding NmrA/HSCARG family protein; protein product: MPMSEPYAVVGATGGQGGAVVDALLERGREVRALVRRSSSRSEALRLRGVDIAVADITDRAAIASAVDGCAGVFAMTTPFEAGPEAEIAQGAALVDAFADSGVPHVVFSSVADADKSTGVPHFETKAVTEALLRESSVSYTIVGPTYFYDNLLGGLDGIRRGRLELPLPVDTPLQQLSRRDLGRFVALVFDDPDRFAGTRIDLASDDPTPARMAEVLGEVLGTPVHAHSSDPDAIASPDMRAMFRFLTDTGYDANIGELRRLYPEVGWQSFADWAAELA
- a CDS encoding sulfite reductase subunit alpha, with amino-acid sequence MKLPYIPQDAPFSEDQRVWLTGFLAGMSSRLAVGGSDAPAGAAGGQLPAMHVLYGSQTGNAEGVAEDAAAAARSHGFAPVVSALDDVDMDALAAMQRVLVVTSTYGEGEMPDNAELFWQALAAETAPRLETTDFAVLALGDTGYDGYCQAGKMIDTRLEQLGAHRVTPRVDCDVDYEDAAAAWVAETLPLFAAVEGIRGESAVADVAEPVAKPARTRSQWNRKNPYGSTLSVNRLLSSEESAKEIRHYEFALADSGLEYEAGDALGVMPINDPALVDALVARLGIPADAAVTGKERPFADLLLHSYEISTPSHEFIDEIEKRAGDEELSHVLRHGDKEALDAWLWGKDVLDLLRLEPSVTLTADEFVGLLKPLQHRAYSISSSPLANPGRVHLTVASVRHSSAGRDRGGVCSTFLADRIAEGGTGGIFVSKNKSFRVPADDAAPMIMVGPGTGIAPFRAFLQERQARGASGRNWLFFGDQHRASDYIYEEEIGAMSDSGLLTRLDLAFSRDQAEKIYVQNRMIENGAELFSWLEDGGHFYVCGDATRMAKDVDRALHEVIATHGTLSTEQAADYVTKLKKEKRYLRDVY
- a CDS encoding tryptophan 2,3-dioxygenase yields the protein MGVQANTRAIEKDIVTDFSERMSYGSYLDLDTLLSAQKPVSRPEHHDELLFIIQHQTTELWLKLVLHETLAARDAFDADDIGRALKCVARVKHIQKTLTEQWSVLATLTPTEYSEFRQFLGNSSGFQSYQYRAVEFVLGNKHAGMLEVFEADPAAHELLARLLGEPSLYDAFWRCLSRLGYDVPASALNRDVTAAYSLNDDLMPLIKFVYENSEEHWAVYEAFEEFVDLEENFQLWRFRHMRTVLRTIGMKPGTGGSSGVGFLQKALELTFFPELLAIRTEIGR
- a CDS encoding flavodoxin family protein is translated as MAVVILYGSEGGTSELVADNIADVLGDYGDTSLYDMMEFDAGDLDPANFHVIVCSTYGEGELPTGAEPFFEGLEEDEPDLTGMQFALFGLGDKVYEETYNRGGEIMAAKLISLGAVQVGEHGRHDGSSSIRPKDQAEEWAKNIGEEFLG
- a CDS encoding PaaX family transcriptional regulator yields the protein MNSPTEPASAILDDFDSRPGSATSLIRTVLGAYVRDVGGWVAIADFVEVMQAVGIPPESTRIAVTRLKKKGVLRPLTRDGRSGYEVTEQAESMFTRGDPRIFGFRQMADTDPWRLISFTIPESQRAARHQLRRRLGWIGCGTVSPGLWIAPEHLATEVGDIVDALGLSEYVTTFVSTSVSVPDSMEDAAARWWDLGGIAARHRDFLDRHRAALAAAEEVSPRDAFVRFVPLLDEWRIIPYIDPGLPGAMLPADWPGADSVRLFAAARERYLAGSRDWVRSVQSRLPA
- a CDS encoding kynureninase, which gives rise to MMTTSTDVLAARAAELDAADPLRSYRDLFIGADDLEVVAYLDGNSLGRPTKASAERINGFVTQSWGGRLIRGWDEEWYELPITIGDTLARVALGAAAGQTTIGDSTTVLLYKLARGGLALRPGRTEIVVDRDNFPTDRYVLEAVAGDLGLTLRWIESDTRGGVTVDDLKSVVSEHTALVVLSHVAYRSGYLVDAAGAARVAHEAGALLLLDLCHSVGSVPLELDAWGVDLAVGCTYKYLNGGPGSPAFAYVRAGHQQGFVQPIWGWMGRENPFAMAQGYEPAQGIRRVISGTPPVLGMIALQDTLALLGEVGMDAVRAKSIALTEYALDLVREVLVPLGVEIGSPEDSAERGGHVIIDHPRFEAVVQRLWTKGVIPDFRAPRGLRLGLSPLSTSFGEVCAGILAIRDELAD